Proteins from a single region of Acidianus ambivalens:
- a CDS encoding 3-hydroxyacyl-CoA dehydrogenase family protein — protein sequence MIKRVSVIGAGLIGSGWATLLATKGYEVSLYTDKKETLDKGIAKIKSYLEVMKNMNLVDKEPDYYMKNIRPTLNMDEAIEGTDFVIEAIIEDYDAKKKVFSYLDEKLDKNVILSSSTSGLLMTEIQKAMKRYPERGVIAHPWNPPHLLPLVEIVPGEKTSQETLNTTKDFMEKLDRVVVVLKKEIPGFLGNRLAFALFREAVYLVDEGVATVEDIDKVMTAAIGLRWAFMGPFLTYHLGGGEGGLEYFFSRGFGYGANEWMHTLAKYDKFPYTGVVKAVQQMKEYSFIKGKSFQELSKWRDEKLFQIYKIVWEDKKQNSNGENNK from the coding sequence ATGATAAAACGCGTTAGCGTAATAGGTGCAGGTTTAATAGGTTCTGGATGGGCTACACTATTAGCAACTAAAGGCTATGAAGTTTCTCTATATACAGATAAGAAAGAAACCTTGGATAAAGGAATTGCGAAGATAAAATCATACTTAGAAGTTATGAAAAACATGAACTTAGTGGATAAGGAACCGGATTATTACATGAAAAATATTCGCCCTACTCTTAACATGGACGAAGCAATTGAAGGTACCGATTTCGTTATTGAAGCAATAATAGAGGATTATGATGCTAAAAAGAAAGTCTTCTCTTATTTAGATGAAAAATTAGACAAGAACGTGATATTAAGTAGTAGTACTTCCGGGTTGTTAATGACTGAGATACAGAAAGCAATGAAAAGGTATCCAGAAAGAGGTGTAATAGCCCATCCATGGAATCCACCACATTTGTTACCTTTAGTTGAAATAGTTCCCGGAGAAAAAACATCACAAGAAACTCTCAATACAACTAAAGATTTCATGGAGAAGTTGGATAGAGTAGTAGTGGTCCTAAAGAAGGAAATCCCAGGATTTTTAGGCAATAGGTTAGCTTTTGCGTTGTTTAGAGAAGCAGTATACTTAGTAGATGAGGGTGTCGCTACTGTAGAGGACATAGATAAAGTAATGACAGCCGCAATAGGCTTAAGATGGGCTTTCATGGGTCCTTTCCTAACTTACCATTTAGGCGGAGGAGAAGGAGGGTTAGAATATTTCTTTAGCAGAGGTTTTGGTTACGGTGCAAATGAATGGATGCATACTTTAGCTAAATATGATAAGTTTCCTTATACTGGAGTAGTGAAAGCTGTACAGCAAATGAAGGAATATAGTTTCATTAAAGGAAAAAGCTTTCAAGAATTATCAAAGTGGAGGGATGAAAAACTATTCCAAATATATAAAATAGTATGGGAAGATAAGAAACAAAATTCTAATGGAGAAAATAATAAATAA
- a CDS encoding haloacid dehalogenase has protein sequence MIEEIQSYLDGIEKKLTERFDNREKLLLLSRELIRVCGETISLSHRQKKEEALKKYEEAIQKAKEIEQIVNQYPELLYGDVGTSFQELAEASVVINMYFGGKLYLADELGIPDMYYVLGIADAVGEMRRAILEFLRKGDYENADKFFNYMETIYEELWKFEYPKSLIPGLRQKIDALRRILEETRHDLFLAKLGKV, from the coding sequence ATGATAGAAGAAATACAGAGTTATTTAGACGGGATAGAGAAAAAACTCACAGAAAGATTTGATAATAGGGAAAAACTTCTCCTCTTGTCTAGAGAATTAATAAGAGTTTGCGGAGAAACAATTTCGCTTTCGCATAGACAAAAGAAGGAAGAAGCATTAAAGAAATATGAGGAGGCAATACAGAAAGCCAAGGAGATTGAACAAATAGTTAACCAATATCCAGAATTACTTTACGGCGATGTCGGTACATCTTTTCAAGAACTTGCTGAGGCTAGTGTAGTAATTAATATGTATTTTGGCGGAAAGCTTTACCTCGCTGATGAACTAGGAATTCCAGACATGTACTATGTATTAGGCATAGCAGATGCAGTTGGCGAAATGAGAAGGGCAATTCTAGAGTTCCTTAGGAAAGGGGATTATGAAAATGCGGATAAATTCTTCAATTACATGGAAACAATCTATGAGGAATTATGGAAGTTTGAATACCCAAAGTCGTTAATTCCTGGTTTAAGGCAAAAAATTGACGCTTTAAGGAGAATTTTAGAAGAAACTAGACATGACTTATTTCTAGCTAAATTAGGAAAAGTTTGA
- the lysX gene encoding lysine biosynthesis protein LysX has protein sequence MRIALVVDIIRQEEKMIVKSLNDKGIQYDVINVAQEPLPFNRALDRYDVAIIRAISMYRSLYSAAVFESVGVHTINSSEVITVAGDKILTYSKLFKAGVPIPDSVIAMSPDATLKAYEQIGFPLIDKPPIGSWGRMVSLIRDIFEGKTIIEHREMLGNSALKVHIVQEYIKEKNRDIRCIVMGKELLGCYARNIPPNEWRANVALGGTPSPITIDEKLRETALKAASVVNGEFISIDILEHASKGYVINELNDTPEFKGFMLATGINVAEKLVDYIISNFS, from the coding sequence ATGAGGATAGCTTTAGTAGTAGATATAATAAGACAAGAGGAAAAAATGATAGTAAAAAGTTTAAACGATAAAGGAATTCAGTATGACGTAATAAATGTAGCACAAGAGCCTCTGCCATTCAATAGAGCTTTAGATAGATATGACGTTGCAATAATTAGGGCTATTAGTATGTATAGATCTCTTTATTCTGCTGCAGTATTTGAAAGCGTAGGAGTTCATACAATAAACTCTTCTGAAGTAATTACTGTAGCAGGAGATAAAATACTAACATATTCTAAGCTTTTCAAGGCTGGAGTTCCTATACCAGATTCGGTAATAGCAATGTCTCCAGATGCTACGTTAAAGGCATATGAACAAATAGGATTTCCATTAATAGATAAGCCACCAATAGGAAGCTGGGGTAGAATGGTATCTTTAATAAGGGATATCTTTGAGGGAAAAACGATTATAGAGCATAGGGAAATGTTAGGAAATTCTGCACTAAAAGTTCACATAGTTCAAGAATACATTAAAGAGAAAAATAGGGATATAAGATGTATAGTTATGGGTAAGGAATTATTAGGTTGTTACGCTAGGAATATTCCACCAAATGAATGGAGGGCTAACGTAGCTCTGGGAGGCACCCCTTCGCCAATAACAATCGATGAAAAGTTGAGGGAGACCGCATTAAAGGCTGCTAGCGTAGTAAACGGAGAGTTCATTTCAATAGACATCCTAGAGCATGCGAGTAAAGGTTATGTAATAAATGAGCTTAACGACACACCAGAATTTAAAGGATTTATGCTAGCTACCGGCATAAACGTTGCCGAAAAACTTGTCGATTATATTATTTCAAACTTTTCCTAA
- the carB gene encoding carbamoyl-phosphate synthase (glutamine-hydrolyzing) large subunit: MVDLKKVLVVGSGPIKVAEAAEFDYSGSQALKALKEEGIQTILVNSNVATVQTSYKMADKIYMLPVTWWAVEKVIEQERPDGIMIGFGGQTALNVGVDLYKRGILQKYGVKVLGTPIEGIEKALSREKFRETMINVNLPVPPSLSAKTEEEAIQKAREIGYPVMVRVSFNLGGRGSTVAWNEEILKRDIGRAFSQSYTHEVLIEKYLYHWKELEYEVMRDSKGNSAVIACIENLDPMGVHTGESTVIAPCQTLDNQEYQDMRTKAELVAKSIDLVGECNVQFALDPNSYTHYIIETNPRMSRSSALASKATGYPLAYVSAKLALGYSLYEVLNKVSGSTCACFEPSLDYVVIKIPRWDLQKFENAEMSLGTEMKSIGEVMSIGRSFEEALQKAVRMLDIGEPGVVGGKAYNSLLTKNELLKYLKERYPYWFLYAAKAFKEGATIDEVYEATGIDKFFLNKIKKLVEFYENLKEVNKDTLIEAKKLGFSDEQIAKKVNKSVEEIRKIREIEGIKPVVKQIDTLAGEWPAVTNYLYLTYNGSEDDIEFSTNANKLLILGAGGFRIGVSVEFDWSVVSLLDAALKYFDEVAILNYNPETVSTDWDVAKKLYFDELTLERILDIVNKENFRYVATFTGGQIGNNLAKLLEDSGIRLLGTAGHSVDIAEDREKFSKLLDKLGIKQPPWISASSIEEVKKFVGEVGFPLLIRPSYVLSGSSMRIVYNEEELFNFINNLKISTKYPVVISKYLDNAIEAEIDAASDGKGVIGVVIEHVEEAGVHSGDATMSIPSRKLGEGVVKQMKEYALQIAREIEIKGPFNLQFVVKDNTPYIIELNLRASRSMPFSSKAKGVNIIEKALDAIINGLNLDEFYEPPSKAWAVKSPQFSWTQIRGAYPMLGPEMRSTGEAAAFGIDFYDALVKSWLSVTPNKLPEKGKYALVYGIGNEDYLKEAANNLRKYGMEVITLKEVPLKGEEEVDSRTAVDLITTSKIGIIITNGYLKNIDYHVRREAVDYNVPLVLNGRLGKELTQGFLNSRLTYYEMRDYGGGI; this comes from the coding sequence GTGGTAGACCTTAAAAAGGTATTAGTTGTAGGTTCAGGACCAATAAAAGTAGCAGAAGCTGCAGAATTTGATTATAGCGGTAGTCAAGCATTAAAAGCACTTAAGGAAGAGGGAATACAGACGATATTAGTAAACTCTAACGTAGCTACAGTTCAAACTAGTTATAAAATGGCAGATAAGATCTACATGTTACCAGTTACATGGTGGGCAGTAGAGAAGGTCATTGAGCAAGAGAGACCGGACGGCATAATGATAGGCTTTGGAGGACAGACTGCGTTAAATGTAGGTGTAGATTTATATAAAAGAGGTATCCTACAAAAGTACGGAGTAAAGGTATTAGGGACTCCGATCGAAGGAATAGAAAAGGCATTAAGTAGGGAAAAATTCAGGGAAACGATGATTAATGTTAATTTACCAGTACCTCCAAGTTTATCTGCTAAAACTGAGGAAGAGGCTATACAGAAGGCTAGGGAAATAGGATATCCAGTAATGGTTAGAGTAAGTTTCAACTTAGGAGGTAGAGGATCTACAGTAGCTTGGAATGAGGAAATACTTAAAAGGGACATAGGAAGGGCTTTCTCTCAGAGTTATACTCATGAAGTATTAATAGAGAAATACTTGTACCATTGGAAGGAACTTGAATACGAAGTAATGAGAGACAGTAAAGGCAATTCTGCTGTAATAGCTTGTATAGAGAATTTAGATCCTATGGGAGTTCATACTGGAGAATCTACAGTAATTGCGCCATGCCAAACTTTGGATAATCAAGAATACCAGGATATGAGGACTAAGGCCGAACTCGTAGCAAAATCCATTGATTTAGTAGGAGAATGTAATGTGCAGTTTGCTCTAGATCCTAATAGTTATACTCACTATATTATTGAGACAAATCCAAGGATGTCTAGGAGTAGTGCATTAGCCAGCAAAGCTACAGGATATCCTTTGGCATATGTTTCTGCAAAGTTAGCTTTAGGATATTCTCTATATGAAGTTTTGAACAAGGTTTCCGGCTCAACGTGTGCATGCTTCGAACCAAGCTTAGACTATGTAGTAATCAAAATACCAAGATGGGATTTACAGAAGTTTGAAAACGCAGAGATGTCGCTAGGAACAGAAATGAAAAGTATAGGAGAGGTCATGAGCATAGGAAGATCGTTTGAAGAGGCGTTACAAAAGGCTGTAAGGATGTTAGATATTGGAGAGCCCGGAGTTGTTGGAGGAAAGGCCTATAATTCACTTCTAACTAAAAATGAACTTCTAAAATACTTGAAAGAAAGGTATCCATACTGGTTCTTATACGCTGCTAAGGCCTTTAAAGAAGGAGCGACAATAGATGAAGTGTATGAGGCAACGGGTATAGATAAGTTCTTCCTTAATAAAATAAAGAAATTAGTTGAATTTTACGAGAATTTAAAAGAAGTAAACAAAGATACCCTGATTGAAGCTAAAAAGTTAGGATTTAGTGACGAGCAAATTGCAAAGAAAGTAAATAAGAGTGTAGAAGAGATTAGGAAAATAAGAGAGATAGAAGGAATAAAACCAGTAGTTAAGCAAATAGACACTTTAGCTGGAGAATGGCCTGCGGTAACTAATTACCTTTATTTAACATATAATGGCAGCGAAGATGACATAGAATTTTCAACTAACGCAAATAAATTACTAATCCTTGGAGCAGGAGGATTTAGGATAGGAGTTTCTGTAGAATTTGATTGGAGCGTAGTAAGTTTACTTGATGCTGCATTAAAATACTTCGACGAAGTAGCTATACTTAATTATAACCCAGAGACAGTGTCAACTGACTGGGACGTTGCAAAGAAATTATACTTTGATGAATTAACGTTAGAAAGAATACTCGACATTGTAAACAAAGAGAACTTTAGGTATGTAGCAACCTTTACTGGAGGGCAAATAGGAAACAATTTAGCAAAACTGTTAGAAGATTCTGGAATTAGATTATTAGGTACAGCAGGACATAGCGTAGACATAGCAGAAGATAGGGAGAAGTTCTCTAAGCTTCTTGATAAATTAGGCATAAAACAACCGCCGTGGATTTCTGCATCATCTATAGAAGAAGTTAAGAAATTCGTTGGAGAAGTTGGATTCCCATTATTAATTAGGCCAAGTTACGTACTAAGCGGATCTTCTATGAGAATAGTTTACAATGAGGAAGAATTATTTAATTTCATCAATAACTTGAAAATCTCAACTAAATATCCAGTTGTTATATCAAAGTATTTGGATAATGCAATAGAAGCAGAAATAGATGCCGCAAGCGATGGAAAAGGAGTAATAGGGGTAGTCATTGAACATGTTGAGGAGGCAGGCGTTCATAGCGGAGATGCTACTATGAGTATACCAAGTAGAAAATTAGGAGAAGGAGTAGTTAAGCAAATGAAGGAATATGCACTACAAATAGCTAGAGAAATTGAAATTAAGGGACCTTTCAATTTACAATTTGTGGTAAAAGATAATACTCCTTATATCATAGAGCTGAACTTAAGGGCTAGTAGATCTATGCCATTCAGTAGTAAGGCTAAAGGAGTTAATATAATAGAAAAGGCACTTGATGCAATAATAAATGGCTTAAACCTTGACGAGTTTTATGAACCGCCGTCAAAGGCTTGGGCGGTTAAATCCCCACAGTTTTCCTGGACGCAAATAAGGGGAGCATATCCAATGCTAGGGCCAGAAATGAGAAGTACTGGTGAAGCAGCAGCTTTCGGAATTGATTTTTACGATGCGTTAGTTAAGAGTTGGTTATCAGTCACTCCTAATAAATTACCAGAAAAAGGAAAATATGCCTTAGTTTATGGAATAGGAAACGAGGATTACCTAAAGGAGGCTGCAAATAATTTAAGGAAATACGGTATGGAAGTTATAACCTTGAAGGAAGTGCCATTAAAGGGTGAGGAAGAGGTTGATTCAAGGACTGCCGTAGATTTAATTACTACCTCTAAAATAGGCATTATAATCACTAACGGTTACTTAAAGAATATAGATTACCACGTTAGAAGGGAGGCAGTGGATTATAATGTACCGTTGGTACTTAACGGAAGGCTTGGTAAGGAACTTACTCAAGGTTTTCTCAATTCAAGGTTAACGTATTATGAAATGAGGGATTACGGTGGTGGAATATGA
- the carA gene encoding glutamine-hydrolyzing carbamoyl-phosphate synthase small subunit encodes MICKRGYKGYIYLEDGTLIEGCGFGAKGIRAGEVVFTTSMNGYPESLTDPSYRGQILVITHPLVGNYGIPKPIVENGILRNFESERIQVEGLVVAEETDPYKWNSQMSLHDWLKSEGVPGVSDVDTRMLVKKVRNKGVMMGVISSGIELDDPKKYLEKKYDEIDFTQFTSPKSPIIHQGSGKGIIVLVDCGIKHGILYQLNSRGYTVVRVPCNFTANQIMDYSPQGVVFGNGPGNPKLLQGLIKTYKDIVEYKVPIMGICLGHQITSLALGGNVRKMKYGHRAINKPVIDVTDNKCYITTHNHGYGVFKEDVPKDMKVWFYNPDDGVVEGMIHNKLPIITTQFHPEARPGPWDVTWVFDKFKKVIESGRP; translated from the coding sequence ATGATTTGCAAGAGGGGCTATAAAGGATATATCTACCTTGAAGATGGAACTCTCATTGAAGGCTGCGGATTTGGAGCTAAGGGAATAAGGGCAGGTGAAGTAGTTTTTACTACTTCAATGAATGGTTATCCAGAGAGTTTAACAGACCCATCTTATAGAGGACAAATATTAGTAATTACACATCCGCTAGTAGGCAATTACGGAATTCCTAAACCCATAGTAGAAAACGGAATTTTAAGGAATTTTGAGTCTGAGAGAATACAAGTTGAAGGTTTAGTAGTTGCAGAGGAGACAGATCCATATAAGTGGAATTCGCAAATGTCCCTTCACGACTGGTTAAAATCTGAAGGAGTTCCTGGAGTTTCAGACGTTGATACAAGAATGCTAGTAAAGAAGGTTAGGAATAAGGGCGTAATGATGGGTGTAATATCTTCTGGAATAGAATTAGATGACCCAAAGAAATACCTGGAAAAGAAATATGATGAAATAGACTTTACTCAATTCACTTCGCCTAAATCTCCTATAATTCATCAAGGTAGTGGAAAAGGAATAATAGTTCTTGTAGACTGCGGAATAAAACATGGCATACTCTATCAGCTAAACTCTAGAGGATATACTGTAGTAAGAGTACCATGCAATTTTACTGCAAATCAAATTATGGATTATTCTCCTCAAGGCGTGGTATTTGGTAATGGCCCAGGAAATCCAAAATTACTCCAAGGGCTGATAAAAACTTACAAGGACATTGTAGAATATAAAGTTCCTATAATGGGAATTTGTTTAGGTCACCAAATCACTTCCTTAGCTTTAGGGGGAAATGTTAGGAAAATGAAATATGGCCATAGAGCAATAAATAAGCCCGTCATAGATGTTACTGATAATAAATGTTACATTACAACGCATAATCACGGTTATGGAGTGTTCAAGGAGGATGTTCCAAAGGATATGAAAGTCTGGTTCTATAATCCGGATGATGGAGTAGTTGAAGGAATGATACATAATAAATTGCCTATAATTACTACCCAATTTCACCCAGAGGCTAGACCTGGCCCTTGGGATGTAACTTGGGTATTTGATAAATTTAAAAAGGTGATTGAAAGTGGTAGACCTTAA
- the argH gene encoding argininosuccinate lyase: MLYRKWGSSGDEVISFTSSIDSDKEIMEEVKLTMKAHVIELYLNKIISKEIAGKIISAINDFKEIPSGYEDVHEALEDYIIKKVGEEGGWIGLGRSRNDHVATALRLKAREELLSILDEIIKLREVLLNKAEQFLDVIFPAFTHLQPAQPTTFGHYLSYIEEELYSAWEIIFSNLKLVNRSPLGSGAIVGSTVNINRERESEMLGFDDIITNTISASSSRIDLISSVSSMVILSLILSRIAEDMIIFSSMKLVKLPDNQVSTSSLMPQKRNPVTMEIMRAKAGELIGFFTSLSSIYKGLPSGYDLDIQEMNKYYWYSFDYVKNSLYVMKSLFENIEVLPGSLDNSMLATDEAESISLQGIPYRKAYFEVSSKVMKGTFTPSISFKESINLKKTEGSPNPEMLKNDIKKAKDRIEENKMRLNEFKTKISNKISQLKAIENDLQEGL; the protein is encoded by the coding sequence ATGCTTTATAGGAAATGGGGCTCTTCAGGAGACGAAGTTATCTCTTTTACTTCCTCCATAGATTCCGATAAAGAGATAATGGAGGAAGTAAAGTTAACGATGAAAGCTCATGTAATAGAACTTTATTTGAATAAGATAATAAGTAAAGAAATAGCTGGAAAAATAATCTCTGCTATAAATGATTTTAAGGAAATTCCAAGCGGTTATGAAGACGTCCACGAGGCATTAGAGGATTATATAATAAAGAAAGTTGGAGAAGAAGGGGGATGGATAGGATTAGGTAGAAGTAGAAACGATCACGTAGCAACTGCATTAAGGTTGAAAGCCAGAGAAGAATTGCTTTCAATACTAGATGAAATAATAAAATTAAGGGAAGTCCTATTAAATAAGGCTGAGCAATTTCTTGACGTTATATTTCCAGCTTTTACCCACTTGCAACCTGCACAACCTACAACTTTTGGGCATTATTTGAGCTATATAGAAGAAGAGCTTTACTCAGCTTGGGAAATAATATTTTCAAACTTGAAGCTAGTAAATAGGTCTCCATTAGGTAGCGGAGCAATTGTTGGAAGTACTGTAAATATAAATAGAGAAAGAGAATCAGAAATGCTAGGTTTTGATGATATAATAACTAACACTATTTCGGCATCATCTTCAAGAATAGACTTAATTTCGTCTGTAAGTAGTATGGTAATCCTAAGTTTAATACTGAGCAGGATTGCGGAAGATATGATAATATTCTCCTCAATGAAATTAGTTAAACTTCCAGACAATCAAGTAAGTACTAGTAGTTTAATGCCACAGAAAAGGAATCCGGTAACTATGGAAATAATGAGAGCCAAGGCAGGAGAATTAATAGGCTTCTTCACATCTTTATCATCAATATATAAGGGATTACCTTCAGGCTATGATTTAGATATACAGGAAATGAACAAATATTATTGGTATTCCTTCGATTATGTAAAGAATTCTCTCTATGTCATGAAATCTCTATTTGAGAACATTGAAGTTTTACCAGGTAGTCTCGATAATTCAATGTTAGCTACTGACGAAGCAGAGAGCATTTCTTTGCAAGGTATTCCTTACAGAAAAGCTTATTTTGAAGTCTCCTCTAAAGTTATGAAGGGCACCTTTACTCCTTCAATAAGTTTCAAAGAATCTATAAATTTAAAGAAAACTGAAGGATCTCCAAATCCTGAAATGCTTAAAAATGATATTAAGAAGGCAAAAGATAGAATTGAGGAAAATAAAATGAGATTAAATGAATTCAAGACAAAAATTTCAAATAAAATATCCCAATTAAAGGCGATTGAAAATGATTTGCAAGAGGGGCTATAA
- a CDS encoding argininosuccinate synthase, whose translation MKIVLAYSGGLDTTVSIRWLKEKYQADVITVSVDVGQKEDFKKLEERAYIAGSSKHYTIDAKEEFVEKFVKYDIIMNGLYEDVYPLSTALARPLIAEKVVEIAKKEGTEYVAHGSTSKGNDQVRFDLAIKAHMPDAKIITPARSWDMTRETEIKYAKEHGIPIKEESSKYSIDENLWGRSIEGDIIEDPSKEVPEDAFELTRKTSTKNKEKIIITFEKGVPVALNGEKMPLLNLIDNLNKIAGSLGFGRVDHLENRVVGFKSREVYEAPAALCLIYAHKDLEKTVYTPLELRFKKSIDSQWSDLVYQGLWYEPLRETLQKVGVDMNNWVTGEVEVEIGENGLRILGRNSPYSPYSDKIASYNKGWYPTEEMAKGFIEIWGMHSLLARKVRSS comes from the coding sequence ATGAAAATAGTTTTAGCTTACTCGGGAGGGTTAGATACTACAGTATCTATAAGATGGCTTAAGGAAAAGTATCAAGCTGATGTAATAACAGTAAGCGTTGATGTAGGGCAGAAAGAGGATTTTAAAAAATTAGAAGAAAGAGCTTACATTGCTGGTTCATCTAAGCATTATACAATAGATGCTAAAGAAGAATTTGTAGAAAAATTCGTGAAATATGATATCATAATGAATGGACTTTATGAAGATGTTTACCCATTATCAACAGCTTTAGCAAGGCCTTTAATAGCCGAAAAAGTTGTAGAAATAGCTAAAAAAGAAGGAACAGAATATGTAGCGCATGGTTCAACGTCTAAAGGTAACGATCAAGTAAGGTTTGATTTAGCAATTAAGGCGCACATGCCAGACGCGAAAATAATAACACCTGCAAGAAGTTGGGATATGACTAGGGAAACAGAAATCAAATATGCTAAAGAACACGGAATTCCGATAAAAGAAGAGAGCAGTAAATATAGCATAGATGAGAATCTATGGGGCAGAAGCATTGAAGGCGACATAATTGAAGACCCTTCAAAGGAAGTCCCAGAAGACGCATTTGAATTGACAAGAAAAACATCGACAAAAAATAAAGAGAAAATCATCATAACTTTTGAGAAAGGAGTGCCGGTTGCATTAAACGGAGAAAAAATGCCTCTGCTTAACTTAATAGATAACCTAAATAAGATCGCTGGAAGCTTAGGCTTTGGAAGAGTAGATCACTTAGAAAATAGGGTTGTAGGATTTAAATCCAGGGAAGTTTACGAAGCACCAGCAGCTCTTTGTTTAATTTATGCTCATAAGGATTTGGAAAAAACCGTTTACACTCCATTAGAGCTTAGGTTTAAGAAAAGCATAGATTCTCAATGGAGCGACTTAGTTTATCAAGGTTTATGGTACGAACCCTTGAGGGAAACATTACAAAAAGTTGGAGTTGATATGAATAATTGGGTTACTGGAGAAGTGGAAGTGGAGATTGGAGAAAACGGTCTAAGAATATTAGGTAGGAATTCTCCTTATTCTCCTTACTCAGATAAGATTGCATCATATAATAAGGGATGGTATCCTACGGAAGAGATGGCTAAGGGATTCATAGAAATTTGGGGAATGCATTCGCTATTAGCTAGGAAGGTGAGGAGTTCGTAA
- a CDS encoding ribbon-helix-helix domain-containing protein — MIIMRKVISVRLKEELVREVDKKYKELGFDNRTEFIKEALKFYLTKKLGKIS; from the coding sequence ATGATTATAATGAGGAAAGTTATTAGTGTAAGATTAAAAGAAGAGCTAGTAAGGGAAGTTGATAAAAAATATAAAGAATTAGGCTTTGATAACCGAACAGAATTTATAAAAGAAGCACTAAAATTCTATTTAACTAAGAAGCTTGGTAAAATCTCATAA
- the purM gene encoding phosphoribosylformylglycinamidine cyclo-ligase, producing the protein MVSEYKKAGVDLNKIKEIHEYIAKEISSTYRNVLLGAGHYSGVINYNGIKLALHTDGVGTKTLLALKSGIFEPVGIDCVAMNVNDLVSIGAKPLALVDYLAMEKPMDDVVKGVMNGLVKGAIESEAEIVGGETAIMKDVINGFDLSCTALGVVDEIKDGHDVKPGDVILGLRSNGIHSNGYSLVRRLIDEGRLSFEDWKEEIMKPTKIYVKPILSVLPMIKAAAHITGGSFSKLRRITNYHIELKMPEPQGIFKEIEKAGVSHEEMYKVFNMGIGMVVFTSPEYKDDVIKNIQKFVEVYEIGKVSEGSGITIFTYKNAVLYL; encoded by the coding sequence ATGGTGAGTGAATACAAAAAAGCTGGAGTCGATTTAAATAAAATTAAAGAAATTCATGAATATATTGCTAAGGAGATCTCGTCAACATATAGGAATGTTTTGTTGGGGGCAGGGCACTATTCTGGAGTAATAAATTATAATGGAATAAAATTAGCTTTACACACTGACGGCGTTGGAACTAAGACTCTTTTAGCGCTTAAATCAGGAATATTTGAACCAGTAGGTATTGATTGCGTTGCCATGAACGTTAACGATTTAGTTTCTATAGGAGCGAAGCCATTAGCATTGGTTGATTATCTTGCAATGGAAAAACCAATGGATGATGTAGTAAAGGGAGTAATGAACGGCTTAGTTAAAGGAGCGATAGAGTCTGAAGCAGAAATAGTTGGTGGTGAAACTGCTATAATGAAAGATGTAATAAATGGTTTCGATTTATCATGCACTGCATTAGGAGTTGTAGATGAGATAAAAGATGGCCATGATGTTAAGCCCGGGGATGTAATCTTAGGTTTAAGGAGTAATGGAATTCATTCAAACGGATATTCTTTGGTTAGAAGATTAATAGACGAAGGAAGACTTTCGTTTGAGGATTGGAAAGAAGAGATTATGAAGCCTACTAAAATATACGTTAAACCTATACTTTCAGTTTTACCAATGATAAAGGCTGCTGCTCACATAACTGGTGGTTCATTTTCTAAGCTTAGGAGGATAACTAATTATCATATAGAACTTAAAATGCCAGAACCACAGGGTATATTTAAGGAAATTGAGAAAGCCGGAGTCTCTCACGAGGAAATGTATAAAGTTTTCAACATGGGCATCGGTATGGTTGTTTTCACCTCTCCAGAGTATAAGGACGATGTAATAAAAAATATTCAGAAATTCGTCGAAGTTTATGAAATTGGAAAAGTTTCAGAAGGTAGTGGTATAACAATCTTTACGTATAAGAACGCTGTTCTCTATTTATAG